The sequence TCCAGGAGATACGAGACCTTGCCAATCAGCCCGCGCACTTGCGGCGTGTCCGGCCGAACCACCGTCTGATGCGGTTTGCGCAACCCCAATCCCTGCAATACGAGCCGGTACCGGTACGCCGTCCCGATCGGACTTCGCTTCAAGGTAATCGTCAGATTTTTTGTGCCTGCCGTGCTCTTCGCCATATTCCCTATCCGACCTTCTCCACTCCGCTCCGGCGGATGCGCACCACTTCCGCGGGATCCCGCAGTTGGCGCAAC is a genomic window of Nitrospira sp. containing:
- the rpmD gene encoding 50S ribosomal protein L30, which encodes MAKSTAGTKNLTITLKRSPIGTAYRYRLVLQGLGLRKPHQTVVRPDTPQVRGLIGKVSYLLEVKNA